From Hartmannibacter diazotrophicus, a single genomic window includes:
- a CDS encoding YcaO-like family protein yields MITRQLEAERAQFALSAATGERLVAADDMIARLRAAMPALGITRVGRLTGLDRIGIPVWMAVRPNAANLSVSQGKGTSDNAAYLSAVMESVELFFAERENVHGFRAARGALEAAGQLPFDASRFLRQGANLPEADRQIRWVEGYDLIRQRSVAVPEEAVAFRDAPAAFFWQGTHGLGAGGCLTEAIVQGICELIERDSTGLWSLRSQSERMLREVDPAQFADADVVDAIHRVRRAGPGLRLFDLTTNVGVPTYQAVLVPQARAGAMRFLDVASGTGTHPLASRALLRAITEAAQTRLTTIAGARDDLAPDDYERPLPDDLQFLLFPPDVRSGCDFGLRASLDGSFEWNAPALLDHLLAGLTHARIRSAVVVPFASEAIGVAVAKMLIPDLEQDAGSGNRKLGRRAIAAMLGKR; encoded by the coding sequence GTGATTACGAGGCAACTGGAGGCTGAACGGGCCCAATTCGCTTTGTCGGCGGCGACCGGCGAACGCCTTGTTGCCGCCGACGACATGATTGCACGCCTGCGCGCGGCGATGCCCGCATTGGGGATCACGCGCGTTGGCCGTCTGACCGGCCTCGACCGGATCGGTATACCTGTCTGGATGGCGGTGCGCCCCAACGCCGCCAATCTGTCGGTCAGCCAGGGAAAGGGGACGAGCGACAATGCCGCCTATCTCTCGGCGGTCATGGAGTCGGTCGAGCTTTTCTTCGCCGAACGGGAGAACGTTCACGGATTTCGGGCAGCCCGCGGTGCGCTGGAAGCCGCAGGACAATTGCCGTTCGATGCCTCCCGATTTCTGCGCCAAGGCGCGAATTTGCCCGAAGCCGACCGACAAATCCGCTGGGTCGAAGGATACGATCTGATCCGGCAACGGTCCGTGGCGGTGCCGGAGGAGGCTGTTGCCTTCCGCGACGCGCCAGCCGCGTTTTTCTGGCAGGGAACCCATGGGCTTGGCGCCGGTGGATGCCTCACCGAGGCGATCGTTCAGGGCATCTGCGAACTGATCGAGCGTGACAGCACGGGCCTCTGGTCCTTGCGATCGCAGAGCGAGCGGATGCTGCGCGAGGTCGATCCGGCGCAGTTCGCCGACGCGGATGTTGTCGACGCGATCCATCGCGTTCGGCGTGCGGGTCCGGGGCTGCGGTTGTTCGACCTGACGACGAATGTCGGCGTTCCGACCTACCAGGCCGTTCTGGTCCCGCAAGCACGGGCGGGTGCGATGCGGTTTCTCGATGTCGCCAGCGGCACCGGCACACACCCGCTGGCGAGCCGCGCCTTGCTGCGCGCGATCACGGAAGCGGCGCAAACGCGGCTTACCACGATCGCTGGAGCGAGGGATGACCTTGCGCCGGATGATTATGAGCGGCCATTGCCCGACGATCTGCAATTTCTCCTCTTCCCGCCGGACGTGCGGTCCGGCTGCGATTTCGGCTTGCGGGCCTCGCTCGACGGATCGTTCGAATGGAACGCACCCGCGCTGCTGGACCACCTGCTTGCCGGTCTGACCCATGCTCGCATCAGGTCGGCGGTCGTCGTTCCCTTTGCCAGTGAGGCGATCGGTGTGGCCGTTGCGAAAATGCTGATCCCTGACCTTGAGCAGGACGCGGGGTCGGGCAATCGCAAACTGGGGCGACGGGCCATCGCCGCCATGCTGGGGAAGCGATGA